From Toxorhynchites rutilus septentrionalis strain SRP chromosome 2, ASM2978413v1, whole genome shotgun sequence, a single genomic window includes:
- the LOC129766740 gene encoding uncharacterized protein K02A2.6-like has translation MDTTTTKDVTRELVTMFSRYGIPSFLKADNAPQISSDCEEFNEFCSTNGIKLLNTIPYWPQSNGEVERQNRSILKRLRISQELGKDWRNELRLYLLTYHSSKHPTTGKSPAELMFGRQIKSKLPTISSFLEDEGVRERDAVIKEKGKEYSDRRRQAKESNIKEGDVVLAKRMRKAN, from the coding sequence ATggatacaacaacaacaaaagatGTTACGCGAGAGTTGGTGACCATGTTCAGTCGGTACGGAATTCCATCGTTCTTGAAAGCCGATAATGCACCACAGATTAGTTCCGATTGTGAGGAGTTTAATGAGTTTTGTTCGACTAATGGTATCAAATTGCTGAACACAATACCGTACTGGCCTCAATCAAACGGAGAGGTTGAACGGCAAAATCGTTCGATTTTGAAGCGCCTCCGAATATCTCAGGAGCTTGGGAAAGATTGGAGAAACGAGCTACGGCTGTATCTATTAACCTATCATTCCTCGAAGCATCCAACCACAGGCAAATCACCAGCAGAGTTGATGTTCGGTCGTCAGATAAAAAGCAAGCTACCAACGATTTCGAGTTTTCTTGAAGATGAAGGAGTACGTGAGAGAGATGCTGTCATCAAAGAAAAGGGGAAAGAGTACAGTGACAGAAGAAGACAAGCAAAGGAGAGTAATATAAAAGAGGGTGATGTCGTACTTGCTAAGCGGATGCGAAAAGCAAACTAA